One Candidatus Nitrososphaera evergladensis SR1 genomic window carries:
- the endA gene encoding tRNA-intron lyase → MSVVVNGRLFGNRIIVWDIADSRKLYGSGYYGKPIGVPKPKGVEFDAPLVLDLMEGCYLAEKGRLKISQMDSSNSKPVSQTEIKKICKKQYVDFDAKYLVFSDLREKGYVVSPGIKFGCDFAVYEQGPGIDHAPYLVQVFRATDEMTATGVVLAGRLATTVKKQFILAIPKVTEKKVEYVGFDWWRA, encoded by the coding sequence ATGTCAGTAGTAGTAAACGGCCGACTTTTTGGTAACAGGATAATAGTCTGGGACATTGCTGACTCCCGAAAGCTGTACGGCTCGGGATACTATGGCAAGCCTATTGGAGTGCCAAAACCAAAGGGAGTGGAATTTGATGCGCCCCTTGTACTTGACCTGATGGAAGGCTGCTACCTTGCTGAAAAGGGGAGGCTGAAAATATCGCAGATGGACAGCAGCAACAGCAAGCCAGTTTCGCAGACAGAGATAAAAAAGATCTGCAAAAAACAGTACGTCGACTTTGACGCCAAGTACCTGGTGTTTTCGGACCTGCGGGAAAAAGGCTATGTCGTCTCGCCGGGGATAAAGTTTGGCTGCGACTTTGCAGTGTACGAGCAGGGTCCCGGGATTGACCACGCGCCCTACCTCGTACAGGTGTTCCGGGCAACAGACGAAATGACTGCTACCGGCGTCGTCCTTGCCGGCAGGCTTGCCACCACCGTGAAAAAACAGTTCATACTGGCCATACCAAAAGTAACAGAAAAAAAAGTAGAGTACGTCGGCTTTGACTGGTGGCGCGCCTAG
- a CDS encoding KEOPS complex subunit Pcc1, with translation MTRNSQQHPDVPTAVDAQVSVSFPTAARARAAVKALIPDNVNMPAGLTVDIFSRGRTVLVRVGGNDGVSIATVASTLDEILEHLSVAWKVMTTNA, from the coding sequence ATGACGCGAAATTCGCAACAGCATCCTGATGTTCCTACTGCAGTTGATGCGCAGGTCAGCGTGTCTTTTCCAACGGCAGCTCGTGCAAGGGCCGCAGTCAAGGCATTAATACCAGACAATGTGAACATGCCTGCGGGCTTGACAGTTGACATTTTCTCAAGGGGCAGGACAGTCTTGGTGCGAGTTGGAGGTAACGATGGAGTTTCCATTGCTACCGTCGCAAGCACGCTTGATGAAATCCTTGAGCACCTGTCAGTTGCCTGGAAAGTGATGACAACTAATGCTTGA
- a CDS encoding 40S ribosomal protein S3a/S1, with translation MVKAAKKGGRVRDKWRDKQWVIVNKPSGFEPPGSVNYVPITDGEQAKGRVIENTLHDMMKGNPDQTMDQHQIKIFIQIDRISDGTASTRFKGHEYAKEFLRSLIRRGSSMVNFVHDYTTQDGHTFRVAVVAFTQRRVNASKKHEIRMIAHRILSEKIPQMTVEQFVQETTGSKAGDIPRETNSLLGAVIMDEAKKISNIRHLGIKKTKLISTPESRAVSDAKPVEATTTVAEPAPQ, from the coding sequence ATGGTCAAGGCAGCAAAGAAGGGAGGCAGAGTCCGCGACAAGTGGCGAGACAAGCAATGGGTCATCGTCAACAAGCCATCAGGATTTGAGCCACCCGGATCCGTTAACTACGTTCCCATAACCGACGGCGAGCAGGCCAAGGGGAGGGTGATTGAAAATACACTCCATGACATGATGAAGGGCAACCCTGATCAGACCATGGATCAGCACCAGATAAAGATCTTTATCCAGATTGACAGGATAAGCGACGGCACCGCAAGCACCCGCTTCAAGGGACACGAGTATGCTAAGGAATTCCTGCGCTCGCTGATAAGGCGTGGAAGCTCCATGGTCAATTTCGTACACGACTACACCACGCAGGACGGTCACACCTTCCGCGTGGCAGTTGTCGCCTTTACCCAGAGGCGCGTCAATGCTTCAAAGAAGCACGAGATCCGCATGATCGCCCACCGCATCCTATCGGAGAAAATTCCGCAGATGACAGTAGAGCAGTTTGTGCAAGAGACAACTGGCAGCAAGGCCGGCGACATTCCAAGGGAGACAAACAGCCTGCTTGGCGCAGTTATCATGGACGAGGCGAAAAAGATCTCTAACATACGCCACCTCGGCATAAAAAAGACAAAACTGATCTCCACCCCAGAATCGAGGGCAGTGAGCGACGCCAAGCCTGTCGAAGCGACTACGACCGTGGCCGAACCTGCTCCGCAATAA
- the serS gene encoding serine--tRNA ligase: protein MLDPKLLKDNPDAVHEMLNKRNVEFPLDELVALERRRRELITESQEYRSRKNKLSEAVAAKKKAKQDASAELEQMKEVGTNMERVEQEKVAAEDKYRKLAALLPNMLHESVPVGKDEKDNVVVKTASGKIRSIDKPKDHVDIATALDLFDIERAAKVSGARFYFLKNELVRMNTALVHFALDYLTEKGYTLVQPPYMIHREPMEGAVILGDFEDVIYKIENEDLYMIGTSEHAIAGMHMDEILEGKQLPVRYAGVSPCFRKEAGAHGKDMKGIFRVHQFEKVEQFVYCRPEDSWKEHEHMLEVSQGFFDALGIPYRVMLLCSGDTGKISAKTYDIEAWMPGQGAYREIVSCSNCTDYQARRLAIRFRDKTNEETRFVHTLNSTLVAVQRTLVAIMENYQTPSGTVQVPEVLQKYMGDLKEIKPKA, encoded by the coding sequence ATGCTTGACCCCAAGCTATTGAAGGACAACCCCGATGCTGTACACGAGATGCTCAACAAGCGCAATGTAGAGTTCCCGCTTGACGAGCTGGTTGCGCTTGAGCGGCGCAGGCGGGAGCTCATCACCGAGTCGCAGGAATACCGCTCTAGAAAGAACAAGCTGTCCGAAGCAGTCGCGGCAAAGAAAAAGGCCAAGCAGGACGCGTCGGCCGAGCTTGAGCAGATGAAGGAGGTCGGCACCAATATGGAAAGAGTCGAGCAGGAAAAGGTTGCCGCCGAGGACAAGTACCGCAAGCTCGCCGCGCTTTTGCCAAACATGCTCCACGAGTCGGTGCCTGTTGGCAAGGACGAAAAGGACAACGTCGTAGTCAAGACTGCTTCGGGCAAGATAAGAAGTATCGACAAGCCCAAAGACCATGTCGACATTGCAACGGCGCTCGACCTGTTTGACATCGAGCGGGCGGCCAAGGTCTCTGGCGCAAGGTTCTACTTTTTGAAAAATGAGCTTGTGCGCATGAACACCGCGCTGGTGCATTTTGCACTGGACTATTTGACGGAGAAGGGCTATACGCTTGTCCAGCCGCCGTACATGATACACAGAGAGCCGATGGAAGGCGCAGTCATACTGGGAGACTTTGAAGACGTCATCTACAAGATAGAAAACGAGGACCTGTACATGATCGGGACGTCAGAGCACGCCATTGCAGGCATGCACATGGACGAGATACTTGAAGGCAAGCAGCTGCCCGTACGCTATGCCGGCGTCAGCCCGTGCTTTCGCAAGGAGGCCGGCGCGCACGGAAAGGACATGAAGGGCATATTCCGCGTTCACCAGTTTGAAAAAGTCGAGCAGTTTGTCTACTGCCGGCCGGAAGATTCTTGGAAGGAGCATGAGCACATGCTTGAAGTCTCGCAGGGGTTCTTTGACGCGCTTGGCATCCCGTACCGGGTGATGCTCTTGTGCTCCGGCGACACGGGCAAGATATCTGCCAAGACGTACGACATTGAAGCGTGGATGCCCGGGCAGGGCGCGTACCGGGAGATAGTGTCGTGCTCAAACTGCACCGACTATCAGGCACGCAGGCTTGCAATACGCTTCCGGGACAAGACCAACGAAGAAACGAGGTTCGTCCACACGCTCAACAGCACGCTTGTAGCAGTCCAGCGCACGCTTGTCGCAATAATGGAGAACTACCAGACGCCATCAGGCACCGTGCAGGTGCCCGAAGTCCTGCAGAAATACATGGGCGACCTCAAGGAAATCAAGCCCAAGGCCTGA
- a CDS encoding polysaccharide deacetylase family protein translates to MRKEENMKGIAFAVAGCAMLLLATVGAAPSFNAQQQTLGEKCRCVAFRLDDIQDYYLQGTQIRLMDEFERRNLPLTVGVIGNYFGQDEKIVSFVKEGVAAGRLEVANHGWNHERFTLYSQTEQSDLMAKTNEKLNNILGFRPLIFIAPYNAVNDKTFAAAKDNAILYVSANMTFDKPPYNNKRDDGLWHYPETAETGDLSSDGARWLGYDHEKTMSEIKRGIDENGFAVVTMHPMEFALRDGLSFHDKLDEKQMQELDMLLKSINEQGYEITTLGDLAWRSESV, encoded by the coding sequence ATGCGCAAAGAAGAGAATATGAAGGGGATTGCATTTGCAGTAGCAGGTTGCGCGATGCTGCTGCTTGCGACCGTTGGCGCCGCGCCAAGTTTTAACGCCCAGCAGCAGACGCTTGGTGAAAAGTGCAGGTGCGTCGCATTCCGGCTGGACGACATCCAAGATTACTACCTACAAGGCACCCAGATCCGGCTGATGGACGAGTTTGAAAGGCGCAATCTGCCGCTTACCGTGGGCGTCATCGGCAACTACTTTGGCCAGGACGAGAAGATAGTGTCTTTTGTAAAAGAAGGCGTCGCGGCGGGGCGTCTTGAAGTGGCAAACCACGGCTGGAACCATGAAAGGTTCACCCTTTACAGCCAGACAGAGCAGTCCGACCTGATGGCAAAGACAAACGAAAAACTAAACAACATACTTGGCTTTAGGCCGCTCATATTCATCGCGCCGTATAACGCCGTCAATGACAAGACGTTTGCGGCCGCAAAGGATAATGCTATACTGTATGTGAGCGCAAACATGACGTTTGACAAGCCGCCGTACAATAACAAAAGAGATGACGGCCTGTGGCACTATCCGGAAACGGCGGAGACAGGCGACCTGAGCAGCGACGGTGCCCGCTGGCTTGGCTACGACCACGAAAAGACGATGTCAGAGATAAAACGCGGAATAGATGAAAACGGGTTTGCAGTCGTCACGATGCACCCGATGGAGTTTGCACTGCGTGACGGCCTGAGCTTTCATGACAAGCTAGATGAAAAGCAGATGCAAGAACTTGATATGCTCCTCAAGTCCATAAACGAGCAAGGCTACGAGATAACAACGCTAGGCGATCTTGCCTGGCGCTCTGAAAGCGTCTAG
- a CDS encoding radical SAM protein: MELAYDYPLYRPPSEANSLIFQVTLGCSFNKCSFCNMYRTKEYAERPWEEIRAEIDMMARFYPDTRRIFLADGDALNMSKDRLVQILEYLYQKFPGIERISCYAMPKNLLQKTDEELQALYAAGLHMFYVGIESGNDVVLKKVTKGATGRSIVQACSKARKHGYVLSCMVILGLGGRKYTKEHIADTAKVLSEIAPDYVGALTLYLEEGVHDEFMSKYGEPFEFIDDVEVLDELERLVRDFDPKMPVVFRANHASNVYSIGGTMPDDRGKILSLIEGLKSHPEMLKPKFLRRF; this comes from the coding sequence ATGGAGCTGGCCTACGACTATCCTCTGTACAGGCCTCCGTCAGAGGCCAATTCGCTGATATTTCAGGTCACGCTAGGCTGCTCATTCAACAAGTGCTCCTTTTGCAACATGTACCGCACCAAGGAATACGCCGAGCGCCCGTGGGAAGAGATCCGCGCGGAAATAGACATGATGGCAAGATTCTACCCTGACACGCGCAGGATATTCCTTGCAGACGGCGACGCGCTCAACATGTCCAAGGACCGGCTGGTGCAGATACTAGAGTACCTGTACCAAAAGTTTCCAGGCATCGAGCGCATATCCTGCTACGCCATGCCAAAGAACCTCTTGCAAAAAACGGACGAAGAACTGCAGGCACTTTACGCCGCCGGCCTGCACATGTTCTACGTCGGGATCGAAAGCGGAAACGATGTTGTGTTGAAAAAAGTGACAAAAGGCGCAACCGGCAGGTCGATAGTCCAGGCATGCAGCAAGGCCAGAAAGCACGGCTACGTCCTTTCGTGCATGGTGATCCTCGGCCTTGGCGGAAGGAAATACACAAAGGAGCACATTGCCGACACTGCAAAAGTGCTGAGCGAGATAGCGCCTGATTACGTGGGCGCGCTCACGCTGTACCTGGAGGAAGGCGTGCACGACGAGTTTATGAGCAAGTATGGCGAGCCTTTTGAATTCATTGACGATGTTGAAGTGCTTGACGAGCTGGAGCGGCTGGTCAGGGACTTTGACCCAAAGATGCCCGTGGTGTTTCGCGCAAACCATGCTTCAAACGTCTATTCAATAGGCGGGACGATGCCTGACGACAGGGGCAAGATCCTGTCGCTCATAGAGGGATTAAAGTCGCATCCAGAGATGCTAAAGCCCAAGTTCCTGCGCAGGTTCTAG
- a CDS encoding 30S ribosomal protein S15, whose product MARIHVHTHGKSHSIRPTSKAAPSWLTTTPDQVSSLVVKMAKDGVTPSVIGIKLRDEHGVPLAKSVTGKTVTQVLADNNIKSDMPEDLERLVRKALGLQKHLRAHNSDHRNVRSLELVEAKIHRLAKYYKGIGKLPATWKYAAVIAQLE is encoded by the coding sequence ATGGCACGAATTCACGTTCACACTCATGGCAAGTCACATTCTATCCGTCCTACTTCCAAGGCTGCCCCTTCGTGGCTGACTACGACTCCTGATCAGGTGTCGTCACTCGTGGTCAAGATGGCCAAGGATGGCGTCACCCCAAGCGTAATCGGCATAAAGCTTCGCGACGAGCACGGTGTTCCACTTGCCAAGTCCGTGACCGGCAAGACGGTGACTCAAGTACTTGCCGACAACAACATCAAGTCAGACATGCCAGAGGACCTTGAGAGATTGGTGAGAAAAGCGCTTGGCCTGCAAAAACACCTGAGGGCGCACAACAGCGACCACAGAAATGTCCGCTCGCTAGAGCTTGTAGAAGCCAAGATCCATCGTCTGGCAAAATACTACAAGGGAATAGGCAAGCTTCCTGCAACCTGGAAATACGCTGCTGTCATTGCCCAGCTAGAGTAA
- a CDS encoding HIT family protein, whose protein sequence is MPKPCIFCSIIAGELPSAQVYKDEDLLVIMDKYPINPGHTLVIPVKHHNTLLDMPPAEVAKLYAAIPRIAKAVVDVVSADGFNVGQNNGIAANQIIPHVHVHIVPRFADDSPDGKWPARRVAPEEELEKMAQKVRQKLVPLRAK, encoded by the coding sequence ATGCCCAAGCCATGCATATTCTGCTCCATAATAGCTGGCGAGCTGCCAAGCGCCCAGGTCTACAAGGACGAGGACCTGCTCGTGATAATGGACAAGTACCCGATAAACCCGGGCCACACGCTGGTAATCCCTGTCAAGCACCACAACACGCTTTTAGACATGCCGCCTGCCGAAGTGGCCAAGCTGTATGCGGCAATACCAAGGATAGCAAAGGCAGTCGTAGATGTTGTGAGCGCAGACGGGTTTAACGTTGGTCAGAACAACGGCATTGCGGCAAACCAGATAATCCCGCACGTGCACGTACACATTGTACCGCGGTTTGCAGATGACAGCCCCGACGGCAAGTGGCCCGCAAGGCGCGTTGCCCCGGAAGAAGAGCTTGAGAAGATGGCTCAAAAAGTGAGGCAAAAGCTGGTGCCGCTGCGCGCAAAATAA
- a CDS encoding DUF47 domain-containing protein — protein sequence MYSGELEVQAKRKALAILQDEISKILSSSRDLSTLTSSLIKDDNNDIQACLERLRNNEEEVENLRRKITREVSELGGLMANREDILRTAYLMDDVAGYINGIAFRLANMKGETLKKAQCDVDLQELVGMVVDASFKLNEMGRALSINPASMFEHAQEMQKLEHQVDAKYRAMIIKALGEITNNKDLLLFKDAVEGIEGMVDKCQEASDSFTILALGM from the coding sequence ATGTATAGCGGAGAACTTGAGGTACAGGCCAAAAGAAAGGCGCTGGCCATTTTACAGGACGAAATTAGCAAGATCCTGAGCTCTTCGCGAGACCTTTCGACGCTCACTTCGTCGCTCATCAAGGATGATAACAACGACATACAGGCATGTCTTGAGCGCCTGCGCAACAACGAAGAAGAGGTAGAAAACCTCCGGCGCAAGATAACCCGGGAAGTGTCAGAGCTTGGCGGCCTGATGGCAAACAGGGAGGACATTCTGCGCACGGCGTACCTGATGGACGATGTTGCCGGCTACATCAATGGAATCGCGTTCCGGCTGGCAAACATGAAGGGCGAGACGCTCAAAAAGGCCCAGTGCGATGTAGACCTGCAGGAGCTCGTCGGCATGGTAGTCGACGCAAGTTTCAAACTGAACGAGATGGGAAGGGCGCTTTCGATAAACCCTGCCAGCATGTTTGAGCACGCGCAGGAAATGCAAAAACTTGAGCATCAAGTGGACGCCAAGTACCGGGCGATGATAATCAAGGCGCTTGGCGAGATAACAAACAACAAGGACCTGCTGCTTTTCAAAGACGCGGTCGAAGGCATCGAAGGAATGGTGGACAAGTGCCAAGAAGCGTCTGATTCGTTCACCATACTTGCACTTGGAATGTAA
- a CDS encoding tyrosine-type recombinase/integrase — MAKEYLGNVSARNAFSGRTYAQRIKRFEEFVAKDGIDATVAKLLKGKLDVYKVMSGFNAYMASRKVTPRSQVQTVKTVRNFLEYCDVPISKAKFKLKVFLPVIVRKQKKALSKAEVREIVMACRGDARLFTYVLFLAATGCRATEALNVRNKDLHLDDPIQPYVFIRGETTKTKQDRNVFLTTELIKALKEYLTVKYRERRTVYDRTLGKTIHNKFAPRQEDDDYVFVAYHQDRTIQPDLRSVYVHLNHAFVETLDRNGRGQKEENKRRRKITFHSLRRFVKTQISTLGYAEFSEYFIGHTSTVNMVYFAETHEKLVQIFKKCEPALTLLDVTSMEARQRDFETRLQKAEQEALDAKNSTAQMEQIIANMARLKGYKWTRDEFHQVFKGLLGEPEEEERADSS, encoded by the coding sequence TTGGCGAAGGAGTATCTTGGAAATGTCAGTGCACGCAATGCATTCAGCGGCAGAACATACGCACAGCGCATAAAGAGATTTGAGGAGTTCGTAGCAAAGGACGGCATAGATGCCACTGTTGCAAAGCTGCTGAAGGGAAAGCTGGATGTATACAAGGTCATGAGTGGCTTCAATGCATACATGGCAAGCCGTAAGGTTACACCACGTTCACAAGTCCAGACTGTAAAGACGGTTAGGAACTTTCTAGAGTATTGCGATGTGCCGATATCAAAAGCCAAGTTCAAACTTAAGGTGTTTCTTCCTGTCATCGTTCGCAAGCAAAAGAAAGCTCTCTCTAAAGCTGAGGTCAGAGAGATTGTCATGGCTTGCAGGGGAGATGCCAGATTGTTCACATATGTTCTGTTCTTGGCCGCCACAGGCTGCAGGGCCACAGAGGCATTGAATGTCAGAAACAAGGATTTGCATCTAGATGATCCCATACAGCCTTACGTATTCATCAGAGGAGAAACGACAAAGACAAAACAGGACCGCAATGTGTTCCTCACTACGGAATTGATTAAGGCCTTGAAAGAATATCTAACCGTAAAATACCGCGAGCGCAGGACAGTCTATGATAGGACTCTAGGCAAGACGATACATAACAAGTTTGCCCCTCGTCAGGAGGATGATGATTATGTTTTCGTTGCGTATCATCAGGATAGGACCATCCAACCAGATTTGCGGAGTGTCTACGTCCACCTGAACCACGCATTTGTCGAGACATTAGACAGAAATGGAAGAGGGCAGAAGGAGGAGAATAAGAGAAGACGGAAAATTACATTTCACTCATTGCGCCGGTTCGTAAAGACTCAGATCTCGACACTTGGGTACGCAGAATTTTCTGAATATTTTATCGGCCACACAAGCACTGTAAACATGGTCTATTTTGCAGAGACACATGAGAAGTTAGTCCAGATTTTCAAGAAGTGCGAGCCTGCATTAACGCTCTTGGATGTGACATCTATGGAAGCAAGGCAGCGAGACTTTGAGACTCGGTTGCAGAAGGCTGAGCAGGAGGCGCTTGATGCAAAGAACAGCACAGCGCAAATGGAACAGATAATTGCGAACATGGCTCGCCTGAAGGGTTACAAGTGGACAAGGGATGAGTTCCATCAAGTCTTCAAGGGCTTGCTTGGGGAGCCTGAAGAGGAGGAGCGTGCCGACTCCTCCTAA
- a CDS encoding RNA-binding domain-containing protein, giving the protein MSEDTVVKFSSAEVQLVLHATEGHDKVLAAVEKALSVPAASFGGEQSEGHYGNAIMLLGAVVSSSKEAGALASRIISALNHTDRQELTDHIEEYSDEKGNLYLRLDKQRLCQGKVSLAESDAVRVKFKPVHRYKPSSSLQSYRGLLSSIE; this is encoded by the coding sequence ATGTCAGAGGATACAGTAGTAAAGTTCTCCTCAGCAGAGGTCCAGCTGGTGCTCCATGCAACGGAGGGCCATGACAAGGTGCTTGCCGCCGTGGAAAAGGCTCTTTCTGTTCCTGCCGCAAGCTTTGGAGGCGAGCAGTCTGAAGGCCACTATGGCAACGCGATAATGCTTCTTGGCGCTGTGGTGTCAAGCAGCAAGGAAGCCGGCGCGCTTGCCAGCAGAATCATCTCTGCTTTGAACCATACAGACCGGCAAGAACTTACAGACCACATCGAAGAGTACTCTGACGAAAAAGGCAACCTCTACCTGCGCCTTGACAAGCAGAGGCTCTGCCAGGGCAAGGTCTCTCTTGCCGAGTCGGACGCGGTAAGGGTCAAGTTCAAGCCGGTCCACCGTTACAAGCCGTCAAGCAGCCTGCAGAGCTACAGGGGGCTACTCTCTTCAATCGAATAG
- a CDS encoding single-stranded-DNA-specific exonuclease RecJ, with the protein MGDGDSSKLLSALKPFCEKLRSVVESGSEISVITHLDADGITSGSIIGTALARMGAKCSVRTVSDMTPSVIEQMKAEDHEFYVVTDLGGGMAANFRKALGDRWVVIDHHQIPEEEILTDDAGQVLNAWKYGIDGGIEVPAGGMAYMVASTLDRKNRDLSPVAVVSAVGDRQDQGDKKSFLGLNKAILETAKTLGLVNVDLDIMLTGRETRPLHEALAFTSFPYIDGLTWNRDNCHALLKGAGIKLKDGNGRWRVPAEFSQEEKSAILDAIAKFVVTSSKTSATVIDDLVGYVYTLAGEDKRSQLRDAREFSTLLNACGRIGRSGVGIAICMGDRNAMLTAGEEISTEYRTTLRNYISTIFSEKWRVSDDGKMALINGDGLVAEDMLGAVSSLLSGSPTLAGRLVFVRSLSKDGTYKFSSRKGLGCTSPANLGLVMRHCAESVKGTGGGHSAAAGCRIPSTTLDPFLSCLRSAVNDAKFATAS; encoded by the coding sequence ATGGGCGACGGCGACAGTTCAAAGCTCCTCTCTGCGCTTAAACCTTTTTGCGAAAAGCTCCGCTCTGTTGTAGAGAGCGGGAGCGAGATTTCTGTCATAACGCACCTTGACGCCGATGGCATCACTTCCGGAAGCATAATCGGAACGGCTCTGGCGCGCATGGGTGCCAAGTGCTCCGTCAGGACGGTGTCTGACATGACGCCGTCCGTGATAGAGCAGATGAAGGCCGAAGACCACGAGTTTTACGTCGTAACCGACCTTGGAGGCGGCATGGCCGCAAATTTCCGCAAGGCCCTTGGCGACAGGTGGGTGGTAATCGACCATCACCAGATCCCGGAGGAGGAGATCCTGACAGACGACGCGGGCCAAGTGCTAAACGCCTGGAAATATGGCATTGACGGCGGCATCGAGGTGCCTGCTGGCGGCATGGCCTACATGGTTGCAAGCACCCTTGACCGGAAGAACCGCGACCTTTCGCCCGTGGCAGTCGTTTCTGCAGTCGGCGATAGGCAGGACCAGGGCGACAAAAAGTCGTTTCTTGGCCTCAACAAGGCGATACTTGAAACCGCCAAGACGCTTGGGCTGGTCAACGTCGACCTTGACATCATGCTGACAGGCAGGGAGACGCGCCCCTTGCACGAGGCACTTGCTTTCACGTCGTTTCCCTATATCGACGGGCTGACGTGGAACCGGGATAACTGCCACGCTCTGCTAAAGGGCGCCGGCATAAAGCTAAAGGATGGCAACGGGCGGTGGCGCGTGCCAGCCGAGTTTTCGCAGGAGGAAAAAAGCGCTATTCTGGATGCGATTGCCAAGTTCGTAGTCACGTCGAGCAAGACGTCTGCAACCGTCATCGACGACCTCGTTGGCTATGTTTACACGCTTGCCGGGGAGGACAAGCGCAGCCAGCTGCGCGACGCAAGGGAATTCTCGACCCTCCTAAATGCATGCGGCAGGATAGGCAGGTCCGGCGTCGGGATTGCCATCTGCATGGGCGACAGGAACGCCATGCTCACGGCCGGTGAGGAGATAAGCACAGAATACCGGACGACTCTGCGCAACTATATTTCAACAATATTTTCAGAAAAGTGGAGGGTGTCAGACGACGGCAAAATGGCGCTCATAAACGGCGACGGTCTCGTTGCGGAGGACATGCTGGGCGCCGTCTCGTCGCTCCTCTCCGGTTCGCCGACCCTGGCCGGCAGGCTCGTTTTCGTAAGGTCGCTTTCCAAGGACGGCACCTACAAGTTCTCGTCAAGAAAGGGTCTTGGGTGCACGTCGCCGGCAAACCTCGGCCTTGTGATGCGCCACTGCGCCGAGTCTGTTAAAGGCACCGGGGGCGGCCATTCGGCTGCGGCAGGCTGCAGGATACCTTCAACGACACTTGATCCTTTCCTTTCATGCTTGAGGTCAGCGGTAAATGACGCGAAATTCGCAACAGCATCCTGA